A genome region from Methylohalobius crimeensis 10Ki includes the following:
- the pqqD gene encoding pyrroloquinoline quinone biosynthesis peptide chaperone PqqD: MTLHPDSRLRFSPLHRLQWEEAQQRYVILYPEGLVELNATSAEILKLCDGEHTLNTIVAELEQTYQTDGLMDDIREFLEIALENGWIQTPH; encoded by the coding sequence ATGACCCTCCATCCCGATAGCCGCTTGCGCTTCTCCCCGCTGCATCGCCTGCAGTGGGAAGAAGCCCAGCAACGATACGTGATCCTCTATCCGGAAGGGCTGGTGGAACTCAACGCGACATCGGCGGAAATCCTGAAACTGTGCGACGGCGAACACACCTTGAACACCATCGTCGCCGAATTGGAGCAAACCTACCAGACCGATGGTCTAATGGACGACATTCGCGAATTTCTGGAGATTGCCCTTGAAAACGGTTGGATCCAAACCCCCCATTAG
- the flgM gene encoding flagellar biosynthesis anti-sigma factor FlgM, which translates to MPIDLRPIIGKAIDPATDKSTVSRKHAPQNTDNRSRELDSVALTDTAARLKQAMASGAVINTALIERVAGQLEAGTYEIDAEHIAEKMIEMERRLSVEEQGDE; encoded by the coding sequence ATGCCCATCGACCTGCGTCCGATAATCGGTAAGGCGATCGATCCGGCGACGGATAAGTCGACGGTGTCGCGTAAACACGCTCCGCAGAATACCGATAATCGCTCGAGGGAATTGGATTCGGTGGCGTTGACCGATACCGCGGCCCGGCTCAAGCAAGCGATGGCCAGCGGGGCGGTGATCAATACCGCCTTGATCGAGCGGGTAGCCGGCCAACTGGAGGCGGGTACGTATGAAATCGATGCCGAGCATATTGCTGAAAAGATGATTGAGATGGAGCGGCGCTTGTCTGTGGAGGAGCAGGGAGATGAATGA
- the pqqE gene encoding pyrroloquinoline quinone biosynthesis protein PqqE, giving the protein MKTVGSKPPISPPRWLLAELTYACPLQCPYCSNPVDFARYNNELDTADWLRVLTQARRMGAVQLGFSGGEPLTRPDLPELVAHARGLGYYSNLITSGYGLTEAKIVQLKEAGLDHIQVSIQASEKDLSDFIAGTESYEHKKEVAHLVKKHGYPMVLCVVIHRHNIDQMEDILNMAVELGADYLELANTQYYGWAHLNRPQLMPSRAQFERAEAVARRYRERLKGRMKIYYVIPDFYEDRPKACMNGWGTTFLTIAPDGAALPCHAARELPIDEDQFPNVREYSIQEIWEESQIFNRFRGFDWMPEPCRSCDEKTKDYGGCRCQAYLLTGDMNATDPVCSKSPRHSVVERAIAEAESLSEQPLVFRNSKNSRRRFIK; this is encoded by the coding sequence TTGAAAACGGTTGGATCCAAACCCCCCATTAGTCCGCCCCGCTGGCTGCTGGCGGAACTCACCTACGCCTGCCCCCTGCAATGCCCTTATTGTTCCAATCCGGTCGATTTCGCCCGTTATAACAATGAACTGGACACGGCGGATTGGCTCCGGGTGCTCACGCAAGCCCGCCGGATGGGCGCGGTTCAATTGGGATTTTCCGGCGGCGAGCCGCTCACCCGACCAGACCTGCCCGAGCTCGTGGCCCACGCCCGGGGGCTGGGCTATTACTCCAACCTGATCACTTCCGGCTACGGCTTGACCGAAGCCAAGATCGTTCAGCTCAAGGAAGCCGGCCTCGATCACATTCAAGTCAGCATCCAGGCCTCGGAAAAGGATTTGAGCGATTTCATCGCCGGCACCGAAAGCTACGAGCACAAGAAAGAGGTCGCCCATCTGGTCAAGAAGCACGGCTACCCCATGGTGCTATGCGTGGTGATTCATCGCCACAACATCGATCAAATGGAAGACATCTTGAACATGGCCGTGGAATTGGGCGCCGATTACCTGGAGTTGGCCAATACCCAGTATTACGGCTGGGCCCACTTGAACCGCCCCCAATTGATGCCTTCCCGGGCTCAATTCGAGCGCGCCGAGGCCGTCGCCCGCCGCTACCGGGAAAGGCTCAAGGGCCGAATGAAGATCTACTACGTAATTCCGGATTTCTACGAAGACCGACCCAAGGCGTGCATGAACGGCTGGGGGACCACCTTTTTGACCATCGCGCCGGACGGTGCCGCCCTGCCTTGTCACGCGGCGCGGGAATTGCCCATCGACGAGGATCAATTCCCCAACGTGCGCGAGTACAGCATCCAGGAGATCTGGGAGGAATCGCAAATTTTCAACCGCTTCCGAGGTTTCGACTGGATGCCCGAACCCTGCCGCTCCTGCGACGAAAAAACCAAGGATTACGGCGGCTGCCGCTGTCAGGCCTATCTACTCACCGGAGACATGAACGCCACCGATCCGGTGTGCAGCAAGTCCCCGCGCCACAGCGTGGTCGAACGGGCGATCGCCGAAGCGGAATCGCTTTCGGAACAACCGCTGGTTTTCCGCAACTCGAAAAATTCGCGCCGTCGATTCATCAAGTAG
- the pqqC gene encoding pyrroloquinoline-quinone synthase PqqC encodes MSNSQQPWPREEFEARLREKGKYYHIQHPYHVLMAEGKLDQAQIRGWVLNRFYYQVMIPRKDAAILANCPEREIRREWMQRILDHEGYGDDPGGIEAWIQLGVACGLSREAITSLEHVLPGVRFAVEAYFNFARTAPWQEAVCSSLTELFAPTIHKQRLAGWPELYPWIKPEGLTYFQKRVSQARRDVEHGLAFTLDYFGQTRNLQERALEILQFKLDVLWTMLDAMHLAYIDRKPPYFNIQ; translated from the coding sequence ATGAGTAATTCGCAGCAACCTTGGCCGCGGGAGGAATTCGAAGCCCGCTTGCGGGAAAAGGGCAAGTATTACCATATCCAGCATCCTTATCACGTCCTCATGGCCGAAGGAAAGTTGGATCAAGCACAGATTCGCGGCTGGGTACTGAACCGGTTCTACTATCAAGTGATGATCCCCCGCAAAGACGCCGCCATTCTCGCCAACTGCCCGGAGCGGGAAATCCGCCGCGAATGGATGCAGCGGATTCTCGATCACGAGGGATACGGCGACGATCCCGGCGGCATCGAGGCCTGGATTCAACTGGGCGTGGCCTGCGGCCTCAGCCGGGAAGCGATCACCTCCCTCGAGCATGTCCTGCCCGGCGTCCGGTTCGCGGTGGAGGCTTATTTCAACTTCGCCCGCACCGCACCTTGGCAAGAAGCGGTCTGCTCGTCGCTGACCGAACTGTTCGCGCCCACCATTCACAAGCAGCGCCTGGCGGGTTGGCCGGAATTATATCCCTGGATCAAGCCGGAAGGATTGACCTATTTCCAAAAACGGGTCAGCCAGGCACGCCGCGACGTGGAGCACGGCTTGGCGTTCACCTTGGACTATTTCGGGCAAACCCGAAATCTGCAAGAACGCGCCCTGGAGATTCTCCAATTCAAACTCGACGTCCTCTGGACCATGCTCGACGCCATGCATTTGGCCTACATCGACCGTAAACCGCCCTACTTCAATATCCAATGA
- the groES gene encoding co-chaperone GroES, which produces MKLRPLHDRVIVKRLEEEKTSPGGIVIPDTAKEKPIEGEVLAVGNGKILENGDVRSLDVKVGDKVLFGKYAGTEVTVDDEELLVMREDDIMAVLEG; this is translated from the coding sequence ATGAAACTACGTCCCTTGCACGATCGTGTCATCGTCAAGCGTCTGGAAGAAGAAAAAACTTCGCCCGGCGGTATTGTAATTCCCGACACCGCGAAGGAGAAACCGATCGAGGGTGAAGTGCTGGCCGTGGGGAACGGCAAAATACTGGAAAACGGTGATGTGCGCTCCCTGGATGTAAAGGTGGGGGACAAAGTGTTGTTCGGCAAGTATGCCGGCACGGAAGTGACCGTCGACGACGAGGAGCTTCTGGTCATGCGCGAAGACGACATCATGGCCGTTCTCGAAGGCTGA
- a CDS encoding acylphosphatase, producing the protein MRKRLEIRISGRVQGVFYRAATVEVAERLGVTGWVRNLPDGRVEVMAEGEEAALQPLLDWCRQGPPAAKVTDVKSTEAPATGEFKDFSMRR; encoded by the coding sequence ATGCGCAAACGTTTGGAAATTCGCATATCGGGCCGAGTCCAAGGCGTGTTCTATCGTGCCGCCACGGTGGAGGTTGCCGAACGGCTGGGCGTGACCGGTTGGGTCCGAAACCTGCCCGACGGCCGGGTGGAGGTCATGGCCGAAGGAGAAGAGGCGGCTTTGCAGCCATTACTCGACTGGTGCCGGCAGGGGCCGCCGGCGGCTAAGGTTACCGATGTGAAATCGACCGAAGCGCCGGCGACCGGGGAATTTAAGGATTTTTCAATGCGGCGGTAA
- the flgA gene encoding flagellar basal body P-ring formation chaperone FlgA, which produces MTVRWILMVCLLSLAVSLKAEDRNKQSLESIRQAVASHLESIIRQEHRDFDIKVNSLDPRLRLTRCDQPLAISLLRDKTPVGAVSVGVACRGSHPWTIYVRANVRLFQKVAVLARSLAKGTVLDEAMVILKRTNIADLRGGYFSTTESALGKRLTRSLPAGAVLTSRELTSLKIVHKGDAVMIRARGGGLDVRMGGHALMDGGLGERIRVRNDRSQRVVEGVVRGPNEVRVVF; this is translated from the coding sequence ATGACAGTGCGATGGATTCTAATGGTGTGTTTATTGAGTTTAGCCGTTTCCCTCAAGGCCGAGGATCGAAACAAGCAATCATTGGAAAGTATCCGGCAGGCGGTCGCTTCCCATCTCGAGTCAATTATTCGACAGGAGCATCGAGATTTTGACATAAAAGTGAATTCGTTGGATCCGCGTCTACGTCTCACTCGTTGCGACCAACCCTTGGCTATTTCCCTCCTGCGGGACAAAACACCCGTCGGAGCCGTTTCAGTGGGGGTGGCGTGTCGAGGAAGTCATCCCTGGACGATCTATGTCAGGGCCAACGTGCGGCTATTTCAAAAAGTGGCGGTATTGGCCCGATCATTGGCGAAAGGCACCGTTTTGGATGAGGCAATGGTGATTCTGAAAAGAACGAATATTGCCGATTTGCGCGGCGGCTATTTTTCCACTACCGAATCCGCCTTGGGAAAGCGGTTGACCCGCTCGTTACCCGCGGGAGCTGTTTTGACCAGCCGGGAGCTGACATCATTAAAAATAGTACATAAAGGAGATGCGGTTATGATCCGGGCCCGCGGTGGCGGTTTGGATGTGAGGATGGGCGGGCATGCGCTTATGGACGGCGGATTGGGGGAGCGAATCCGCGTGCGAAATGACCGTTCGCAGCGGGTGGTGGAAGGCGTTGTGCGTGGCCCGAATGAAGTCCGAGTGGTTTTTTAA
- the groL gene encoding chaperonin GroEL (60 kDa chaperone family; promotes refolding of misfolded polypeptides especially under stressful conditions; forms two stacked rings of heptamers to form a barrel-shaped 14mer; ends can be capped by GroES; misfolded proteins enter the barrel where they are refolded when GroES binds), with protein MAAKEIKFGDDARHKMVHGVNLLAKAVKVTLGPKGRNVVLEKSFGAPTVTKDGVSVAKEIELSDKFENMGAQMVKEVASQTSDTAGDGTTTATVLAQAILNEGLKGVAAGMNPMDLKRGIDKAVQAAVDELQTLSVPCTDSKSIAQVGTISANSDEEIGKIIADAMEKVGKEGVITVEEGSGLRNELDVVEGMQFDRGYLSAYFTTNQENMSAEMENPLILIHDKKISNIRELLPVLEQAAKASRPLLIIAEDVEGEALATLVVNNMRGILKACAVKAPGFGDRRKAMLEDIAVLTGGTVISEELGMSLEKATLDQLGSAKKVAVTKEDTTIIDGAGGKEDIEARIKQIRGQVEDATSDYDREKLQERLAKLAGGVAVIKVGAATEVEMKEKKARVEDALHATRAAVEEGIVSGGGVALVRVQQKIKGLKGDNHDQDVGINIALTAMEAPLRQIVENAGEEGSVVYHKVAEGDGNFGYNASTGEYGDMIELGIIDPAKVTRTALQNASSVAGLMITTEAMVAEEPKDESAGPAMPGGDMGGMGGMGGMM; from the coding sequence ATGGCAGCGAAAGAAATCAAATTCGGTGATGACGCTCGTCACAAGATGGTCCATGGAGTCAATCTGCTGGCCAAGGCGGTTAAAGTGACTTTGGGCCCCAAAGGCCGCAACGTGGTTCTGGAAAAAAGCTTCGGCGCACCTACCGTCACCAAGGACGGCGTGTCCGTGGCCAAGGAAATCGAACTGAGCGACAAGTTCGAAAACATGGGCGCCCAGATGGTCAAGGAAGTCGCGTCCCAGACTTCCGATACCGCCGGCGACGGCACCACCACCGCGACCGTTCTCGCCCAGGCCATTCTCAACGAAGGCTTGAAAGGAGTTGCCGCCGGCATGAACCCGATGGATCTGAAGCGCGGCATCGACAAAGCCGTGCAGGCAGCGGTGGATGAACTGCAAACCCTGTCCGTGCCCTGCACCGACAGCAAATCCATCGCCCAGGTGGGCACCATTTCCGCCAATAGCGACGAAGAAATCGGCAAGATCATCGCCGATGCGATGGAAAAAGTGGGCAAGGAAGGCGTGATCACGGTCGAGGAAGGTTCCGGTCTGCGCAATGAGTTGGATGTCGTGGAAGGGATGCAGTTCGATCGCGGCTATCTGTCGGCTTACTTCACCACCAATCAGGAAAACATGAGTGCGGAAATGGAAAATCCGCTCATCCTCATCCACGACAAAAAGATTTCCAACATCCGTGAACTGTTGCCCGTGTTGGAGCAAGCGGCGAAAGCCAGCCGTCCGTTGCTGATCATCGCCGAGGACGTGGAAGGCGAAGCTTTGGCCACCCTGGTGGTGAACAACATGCGCGGCATCCTCAAGGCTTGTGCGGTGAAGGCGCCCGGCTTCGGCGACCGCCGCAAGGCGATGCTGGAAGATATCGCCGTTCTCACCGGCGGTACCGTCATCTCCGAAGAACTGGGCATGAGCTTGGAAAAAGCCACCTTGGATCAATTGGGATCCGCCAAGAAAGTGGCGGTGACCAAGGAAGATACCACCATTATCGACGGGGCCGGCGGCAAGGAAGACATCGAAGCCCGGATCAAGCAAATCCGCGGTCAGGTGGAAGACGCCACTTCCGACTACGATCGTGAAAAGCTGCAGGAACGCTTGGCCAAGCTGGCCGGCGGCGTGGCGGTGATCAAGGTCGGCGCGGCCACCGAAGTGGAAATGAAGGAAAAGAAGGCGCGCGTCGAAGACGCCCTGCATGCCACCCGTGCGGCGGTGGAAGAAGGCATCGTTTCCGGCGGCGGCGTGGCCCTGGTCCGGGTGCAGCAGAAGATCAAGGGACTGAAGGGCGACAACCACGATCAGGACGTAGGCATCAACATTGCCTTGACAGCAATGGAGGCGCCGCTGCGCCAGATCGTCGAAAACGCCGGCGAAGAAGGCTCGGTCGTTTATCACAAAGTCGCGGAAGGGGACGGTAACTTCGGTTACAATGCCTCGACCGGTGAGTACGGAGACATGATCGAGCTGGGGATTATCGACCCTGCCAAGGTGACTCGGACCGCGTTGCAGAACGCTTCTTCCGTGGCGGGCTTGATGATCACCACCGAAGCCATGGTGGCGGAAGAGCCCAAGGATGAATCCGCTGGTCCGGCCATGCCGGGCGGAGACATGGGCGGCATGGGCGGCATGGGCGGCATGATGTAA
- a CDS encoding TRL-like family protein, which yields MFGKIIGIATIAGLGLLGGCATPYPTGVAFTDTKLPIHATSLGDRPHKTGVAECTSILSLVATGDCSIEAAKLNGDITKVHHVDWDAHNILGIYGKYKVMVYGE from the coding sequence ATGTTCGGAAAAATTATTGGAATCGCAACGATCGCCGGCCTGGGGTTGCTGGGCGGCTGTGCCACCCCCTACCCCACGGGCGTCGCTTTCACCGACACCAAACTGCCGATTCACGCCACTTCCCTCGGCGATCGGCCACACAAAACCGGGGTTGCAGAATGCACCAGCATCCTGAGCTTGGTCGCCACGGGCGACTGCAGTATCGAGGCGGCTAAACTCAACGGCGATATCACTAAAGTCCATCACGTGGATTGGGATGCCCACAATATCTTGGGGATTTACGGCAAGTACAAGGTGATGGTCTACGGCGAATAA
- the pqqB gene encoding pyrroloquinoline quinone biosynthesis protein PqqB has translation MLIRVLGSGAGGGFPQWNCNCGNCRRLRRGEINAQPRTQSSIAVSSDGTKWVLFNASPDIRFQLEANPPLQPKEGVRDTGIGAVVLIDAQIDHTTGLLILRESNRPLELYCADPVYEDLTSGFPVLTMLEHYCGVNRHPVPLDGRAFRIPGFPDLQFSGHALKSKAPPYSPHRNDPYPGDNIGVVVEEISTGRKLYYAPGLGEIEPHVFEAMQQVDCLLVDGTFWTDDEMAQVGSPKKAREIGHLPQSDTGGMIEVLDRVPEKTRKILIHINNTNPILDEDSPQRRRLIDAGIEVAYDSMEIEL, from the coding sequence ATGTTGATTCGAGTTTTGGGATCCGGCGCCGGCGGCGGATTCCCCCAATGGAACTGTAATTGCGGCAACTGCCGGCGCCTCCGCCGCGGAGAAATCAACGCCCAACCCCGTACCCAATCCTCCATTGCCGTCAGCAGCGACGGCACGAAATGGGTGTTGTTCAACGCCTCGCCGGACATCCGTTTTCAATTGGAAGCCAACCCCCCGCTTCAACCCAAGGAGGGGGTGCGCGATACCGGCATCGGCGCCGTTGTCCTGATCGACGCCCAAATCGACCATACCACCGGCCTGCTCATTTTGCGGGAAAGCAACCGACCGCTGGAGCTGTATTGCGCCGATCCGGTTTACGAGGATCTGACTTCCGGTTTTCCGGTCCTCACCATGCTCGAGCACTACTGCGGCGTCAATCGCCATCCCGTCCCCTTGGACGGAAGGGCTTTCCGGATTCCGGGCTTCCCGGATCTCCAGTTTTCCGGCCATGCGCTCAAAAGCAAGGCGCCACCCTATTCCCCCCATCGCAATGACCCCTATCCGGGCGACAATATCGGCGTCGTGGTGGAGGAAATCTCCACCGGCCGGAAGCTCTACTACGCCCCCGGCCTGGGAGAAATCGAACCCCATGTGTTCGAGGCCATGCAGCAGGTCGATTGCCTGCTGGTGGACGGGACGTTCTGGACCGACGATGAGATGGCCCAGGTGGGAAGCCCCAAAAAAGCGCGCGAGATCGGTCACCTGCCGCAGTCGGACACCGGCGGAATGATCGAGGTACTCGACCGGGTTCCGGAAAAAACCCGCAAAATTTTGATCCATATCAACAATACCAATCCGATTCTGGACGAAGATTCCCCGCAGCGCCGGCGACTCATTGATGCGGGCATCGAAGTGGCCTATGACAGCATGGAGATTGAGCTATGA
- the pqqA gene encoding pyrroloquinoline quinone precursor peptide PqqA has protein sequence MKWEKPTYNDLRFGFEVTMYIYNR, from the coding sequence ATGAAATGGGAAAAACCCACTTACAACGATTTGCGCTTCGGTTTTGAAGTCACCATGTACATCTACAACCGTTAA
- a CDS encoding flagella synthesis protein FlgN, translating into MNELHPASVEALQELEAETRHLYAVLIRERAVLRDRQWEKVLESTAEKTASLARVDDLWERLTGLPASKDIIPDWLADLTSTGPAEIQAVWAEIRHLARRCRELNESNGATIALLQEYNRKSLELVFGQRRQRVGYGADGQVQAEVGDRLLGAT; encoded by the coding sequence ATGAATGAACTTCACCCGGCTTCCGTGGAGGCGTTGCAGGAGTTGGAAGCCGAAACGCGCCACTTGTATGCGGTTTTAATCCGGGAGCGAGCGGTGCTCCGGGACCGGCAGTGGGAGAAGGTTCTCGAATCGACCGCGGAAAAGACGGCCAGTCTCGCTCGGGTTGACGACTTATGGGAGCGTTTGACCGGACTGCCGGCCAGCAAGGATATTATTCCGGACTGGTTGGCGGATTTGACGTCCACCGGTCCAGCCGAAATCCAGGCGGTTTGGGCAGAGATCCGTCATCTCGCCCGGCGTTGCCGGGAGTTGAATGAATCCAACGGCGCCACCATCGCCTTGTTGCAAGAGTACAACCGCAAGTCTCTGGAGCTGGTTTTCGGACAGCGGCGGCAACGGGTCGGTTACGGAGCCGACGGACAGGTTCAGGCGGAGGTGGGCGACCGGCTGTTGGGCGCTACTTGA
- a CDS encoding chemotaxis protein CheV — translation MSSILAGVDQRTRLAGHNRLELLLFRLGGGQRFGINVFKVQEVIACPPLTRIPDMSPIMCGAANLRGRTMPILDLSMSIGYNPSPRDGSGYVIVTEYNRSMQGFLVNSVDRIINMGWHEIQPPPKGAGKNSYLTAITEFEGEMIEVIDVEKIMQEAIGGGEAISDEMIESELAAQGQQILVVDDSMVARNQVKRVLDQLGVNCILTRDGDEAYRVLSGWADEGKDLSRFLTMVVSDIEMPKMDGYTLTTKIRQHPNMKNLYILLHTSLSGIFNQAMVEKVGANRFLAKFSPNELAKIVQAQVQSHAQREAA, via the coding sequence ATGTCCAGCATTCTCGCCGGCGTCGATCAACGCACCCGCCTGGCCGGCCACAACCGTCTTGAACTGCTTCTTTTCCGCTTGGGCGGCGGACAACGTTTCGGTATCAATGTTTTCAAAGTCCAAGAAGTGATTGCCTGCCCCCCCTTGACCCGCATTCCGGACATGTCCCCGATCATGTGCGGCGCCGCTAATCTGCGCGGCCGTACCATGCCGATACTGGATCTTTCCATGAGTATCGGATACAACCCATCCCCGCGGGATGGCTCCGGATATGTCATCGTTACCGAATACAATCGATCCATGCAGGGTTTTCTGGTCAACAGCGTGGACCGGATCATCAACATGGGCTGGCATGAAATCCAACCGCCCCCCAAAGGTGCGGGCAAGAACAGTTACTTGACCGCAATCACCGAGTTCGAAGGGGAAATGATCGAGGTGATCGACGTGGAAAAAATCATGCAGGAAGCCATCGGTGGCGGTGAAGCCATCTCAGACGAGATGATCGAATCGGAATTGGCGGCCCAGGGGCAGCAAATTTTGGTTGTCGACGACTCAATGGTGGCCCGCAATCAAGTCAAGCGGGTGCTCGATCAACTGGGCGTGAATTGCATCCTGACTCGCGACGGAGATGAGGCTTACCGGGTTCTCTCCGGCTGGGCGGATGAAGGCAAGGATCTATCGCGCTTTTTGACCATGGTCGTCTCGGATATCGAAATGCCGAAGATGGACGGTTACACCTTGACCACTAAAATTCGCCAACACCCCAACATGAAAAACCTGTATATCCTCCTTCACACGTCCTTGAGCGGCATATTTAATCAGGCCATGGTGGAAAAAGTCGGCGCCAATCGTTTTTTAGCCAAATTCTCTCCCAACGAATTGGCGAAAATCGTGCAGGCGCAAGTCCAATCCCACGCCCAGCGGGAAGCTGCCTAA
- a CDS encoding CheR family methyltransferase, whose translation MKTAPALERHKLSLEDFRIFQKFLAEQSGIELADSKCYLIQSRLGNLLPEIGVATLGELIRRLNQGTLPHQIRDRLINAMTTNETFWFRDGQQFELLQNRILPELSRRNTRPLRIWSAACSTGQEPYSISLCVQEAMRAGRLPRTNVEIVGTDLVDEVLKTARSGVYSDMTVTRGLPADLKSRYFQPHPNGWRLKPEVTRPVRFQQLNLLKPFVTLGKFDCIFCRNVLIYFSPQNKLDILKRMAEALNPDGYLFLSGTESLPYGIKHLTPALTAGVRHYIRTQS comes from the coding sequence ATGAAAACCGCGCCGGCTTTAGAGCGCCACAAGCTCAGCCTGGAAGACTTCCGTATCTTCCAAAAATTTCTTGCGGAACAAAGCGGCATCGAACTGGCGGACAGCAAATGCTATCTGATCCAAAGCCGGCTGGGCAACCTCTTGCCGGAAATCGGGGTAGCCACCCTCGGCGAGCTCATTCGCCGCCTGAATCAAGGCACCTTGCCCCATCAAATCCGGGACCGGCTAATCAACGCCATGACGACCAACGAAACCTTCTGGTTTCGCGACGGGCAGCAATTCGAGCTCCTCCAAAATCGAATTTTGCCGGAATTGAGTCGACGCAACACTCGGCCCTTAAGGATTTGGTCAGCCGCCTGTTCCACCGGCCAGGAACCTTATTCCATCAGCCTCTGCGTTCAAGAGGCGATGCGGGCCGGCCGGTTGCCCCGCACGAATGTGGAAATCGTCGGCACCGACCTGGTCGATGAGGTCTTGAAAACCGCGCGCAGTGGCGTTTACTCGGATATGACGGTAACCCGAGGATTGCCGGCGGATTTGAAGTCGCGCTATTTTCAACCCCACCCGAACGGCTGGCGGCTGAAACCGGAAGTCACCCGCCCGGTCAGATTTCAACAATTGAATTTACTTAAACCCTTCGTCACCTTGGGAAAGTTCGACTGTATCTTCTGTCGCAACGTCTTGATTTACTTTTCCCCTCAAAACAAACTCGATATTCTCAAGCGCATGGCCGAAGCCCTCAATCCCGACGGCTATTTGTTTTTAAGCGGCACCGAATCGCTCCCTTACGGCATCAAGCACCTCACCCCGGCCCTCACCGCCGGTGTGCGTCACTATATTCGCACCCAGTCCTAA
- a CDS encoding HesA/MoeB/ThiF family protein — protein sequence MNDELLLRYSRQILLPQIDIWGQERLIQARALIVGAGGLGCPAAMYLAAAGVGHLTIADHDQVELSNLQRQIAHHTGDIGKPKATSARETLLALNPHTRVDAICERLQGEKLQAQVDQADLVLDCSDNFATRFEVNRACVTARTPLISGAAIRFEGQVAIFDPRRADSPCYNCLYPDRGELAERCTEAGVIAPLTGIVGSIQALEAIKVLLEIGRSLTGRLLLLDGLTMEWNCLTLARHPDCPTCGQ from the coding sequence ATGAACGACGAACTGCTTTTACGCTACAGCCGCCAAATCCTTCTTCCTCAGATCGACATATGGGGGCAGGAAAGATTAATTCAAGCCCGGGCGCTCATCGTCGGGGCGGGCGGCCTGGGATGTCCCGCCGCGATGTATTTGGCCGCCGCCGGCGTCGGCCACCTGACCATTGCCGATCACGACCAAGTCGAACTCTCCAATCTGCAGCGTCAGATCGCCCATCACACCGGCGACATCGGCAAGCCGAAAGCGACCTCGGCCCGCGAAACCCTGCTCGCCCTCAACCCCCATACCCGGGTAGACGCGATTTGCGAGCGGCTGCAAGGAGAAAAACTCCAAGCGCAAGTGGACCAAGCCGATCTGGTTTTGGATTGCAGCGACAACTTCGCCACCCGTTTCGAGGTCAATCGGGCCTGCGTGACCGCCCGCACGCCGCTGATTTCCGGCGCCGCGATCCGCTTCGAAGGACAGGTGGCGATTTTCGACCCGCGCCGCGCCGATAGCCCCTGTTATAACTGCCTCTATCCGGATCGGGGCGAATTGGCCGAGCGCTGCACCGAAGCCGGGGTGATCGCTCCTTTGACCGGCATCGTCGGCAGCATTCAAGCCCTGGAAGCGATCAAGGTCCTCCTGGAGATCGGGCGCTCCCTCACCGGTCGCCTGCTGCTGCTGGACGGGCTGACCATGGAATGGAACTGCCTCACCCTCGCCCGCCATCCGGACTGCCCCACCTGCGGCCAGTAG